The stretch of DNA TGAAAGCCTGGTGGCGGCGGACATGGCCGAGTTGATGGGGCGCCTGGCCAACCCGCGCAACCAAGTCTGGGCAGTGCTGGACGCAGAGCAGATCGTCGGTTCGATCGCGATTGATGGCGAGGGCGAAAACGGCGAGGCGATCCTGCGCTGCTTCATCCTCGCCCCGTCGGCTCACGGCCAGGGCTTGGGTAAACGGTTGTTGAAAGAGGCGCTGGATTTCTGTGACGGGCACCGGTTCCCGGCGGTGCGGCTGTGGACGTTCAAGGGCCTGGATGTGGCGCGCAAGCTCTATGAAAACGCGGGCTTTGTGCTGGAGTCGGAACAGGAGGGGCAGCAGTGGGGCAAATCGGTGGTGGAGCAGTGTTTTGTGCGGCACGCTGTTTGACGCAACAGCGCCCCACGTCACGGGGCGCTGGCGCCTGGCCGGTTAGAAGTCCCAGCGCGTGGTGAGCATCACGTTGCGCGGGGTGCCGTAATAGGCCGTGTTATAGAAGCCGATGTTGGTGTAGTACTGCTTGTCGAACAGGTTGTTGACGTTCAGCGTCGCGGAAAGATGTTCGCTGACCTGATACTTGGCCATCGCGTCCACCACCCAATACGCTTCCTGCGAGAACTCTTCGTTTTGCGCCTTGGGCCGGTTGTACACCACTTGCCAGCTTCTGCTCTGCCAGCGCGCGCCGCCGCCGACGGTCAGGCGGTCCAGCGGACCCTTGAGTTTGTACGAGGTGAAGAAACTGAGCTGGTCCTCCGGCTCCCAGGTCGAAGCCTTGTCGCCATGCTCATCCCGCAGGATCTTGTGGGTGTAGCCGGCCTGGGCCTGCCAGCCCGGCGCAAGCTCGCCGGACATCTCGGCCTCGAAACCCTTGGTTTTGGCCTTGATGCCTTTCTCGGCATACCCGAGGGATGGGTTGGTCGGCGCGGCGTTGTATTCGGCGTCCGGCTCCGCACGGTTGGTTTCGTGCACTTCGAAGTAGGCCATGCTGGTGTTGAGCCGGCCCTCGAAGAACTCACCCTTGAGGCCGGTCTCGTAGTTCTTGCCTTCATCCGGTTCCAGCAATTTGTTGTTGCGGTCGCGGCTGTAGGTCGTCGGCATGAAGATGTCGGTGTAGCTGGCATACGCGGTGAAGTTGTCGTTCAGGTCGTAGGTGACCCCGGCGTAGGGCACCAGCTTGCCGGTCTCGGTGGAGTCGTCTTCGCCACGCAATTTGTAGTTGGCCACGCGGCTGCCGAGGAACAGGTTCAGGTCATCCATGAGGTTGAAACGTGCGGCCATATAGCCTGCGGATTGGCGGGTCGTGGCATCGATGATCCGTGTCGGTTCACCCCAGTTCGGCTCCGGAGCGTTGCCATCGAAGTTCCAGAAATCGATCTCGTTGTTGCCCACATAAGTGGGGGCGCCGTAGTCCTTTCCGGTCCAGTGGGAGTTCGAGGCCGACGCGCCAATCACCAATTCATGGGTACGGCCCAGCAGGCTGAACGGACCGCTGGCGTAGACATCGCCCGAGTCGGCGCGGGTGTTGCCGGTGAACTTGTTCGCGTACAGGGACGACAGTCCGGTGGCGGGGAACGGGCCACTCATGATCGAGCCCAGGGGCGCGTCGTAGCCCATGAGTTGGTGGGTGTATTGGCCCTTGATCACCCAGCCATTGTCGAAGTTGTGTTCCAGGGTGGAGAACACGCTGCGGGAGTACTGCTCCCAGCGGCTCCACTTGGCGCCGTTGTTGTAGGAGCGTTTTACATCGATGCGGTTGCCGTTGCGATCGAACAGCGCACGGCTGCCGGACCAGCCCGAGCCTTGCGGGTCGCTGTCCAGGTAATCGAAACCGACGGTGAGCAGGGTGTCGTCGGTCAGGTCGGCTTCCAGCGTGCCGAAATACACATTGGTGCTGCGCTGGTAGTGGTCCATGAACGAGTGCTTGTCCTGGTACGCCGCCACCGCACGCCCGCGCACGTTGCCGCTGTCGGTCAGCGGGCCACTCACGTCGATCTGGGAACGATAGTTGTCCCAGCTGCCGGCGCCGAGTTCGACGCTGGCCTTGAAGTCCCGCGTGGGCTTTTTGCGGATCAGGTTGATCGTCGCGCCAGGGGCGCCGGCGCCGGTCAGCAGTCCGGTGGCACCCTTGAGGATTTCCACGCGGTCATAGATCGCCATGTCGCTGAGGGTCTGGCTGGACGAGTAGGCGGAGTTGCGCAGGGTCGGGATGCCGTCGTACTGGAAGTTTTCCACCGAGAAGCCGCGGGCGTAGTAATTGTTACGCTCGCTGTCGAAGGTCGACACGGTGATGCCCGGTGTATGGCGCATCACGTCGTCGATCGAAGTGAGCGCGAAGTCATCCATATGCTGGCGCGTGATCACGGTGATCGACTGCGGGGTTTCCCGTGGGGTCAGCACCATGCGCGTGGCGGTGGCGATGGTGCCCGGGGTGTAGGAACCGCTGCCCTCAGTGATGGTGCCCAACTGATTCGCGGTGATCTCTGTGGCACCCAGCGACAGCGCGCCGCCGGCCACCGGCAGGCTTTCCAGCTGGTAGCCATCGGCATTGCCGCGTGCTGCGAAGCCGGTGCCGGCCAGCACCTGCGCGAACCCGTCCTCCACGTTGTAGCTGCCGCGCACGCCGGGGCTGTCCAACCCGGCCACTTGTTGCGACAGGAACGAGATCGGCACGCCGGCGGCCTGGGCGTAACACGTCAGCACGTCACCGAGTTTTCCGGGGGCGATGTCGAACGCCTGTACCTGCTGCTGCGCGTAGGCCAGGCCCGGCACCGCCAGGGGCAGGCAGCCAAGCAACAGTCGACTGGCCAGCAACAGGCCGCCGCGTGTGGGGGTTGAAGACATGTTATCGGTGCTCCTTTGGATGTTGGCCAAGGAAAGGACGCGGCAAAACCGAAAACACGCAACGGTGCGTAAGAATTATCCGGCGGGGGATTTCAGGCGCACACGTGTGAGCCACGGGGTGTAGGTGCTGACTTCAATCGGCAGGGTGCGTGTGAGCAGGCGCAATGCGCGGTCGCTGTCGTCCGTCGGCAGCATCACCGTCACCCGAATGCCTTGCAGCGCCTGGCGATCGAACATCAGCACACCCGGGCGATGCCGCGCCAGGCGCTCAAGTACATCCGCCAGCGGCTCGTCGTTGGCCAGCAACTGGTGGGCCGTCCAGGCTTGCTGCTGCGCTTGCACATCAACGCTTTTCGGCGTGCCGGGCCCGCTTGCATCCAGGCGCACCTGCTCGCCGGGGCCGAGGGTAATCGTATGCCCGGCACTGTCGATGCGGGTCGAGGATTCGAGCATCTTGACCACGGTGGCGGTGTCGCTGAGTTCGACGATAAAACGCGTGCCCAGGGCGCGAATGCTGCCCTGCGGGGTGTCGACATAAAACGGGCGCTGGGTGTCCTTGGCCACTGTTACCAGAATCTCACCATGCAGCAGTTGCACGCGGCGCTGGCTGGCGTCCAGGTGCAGGTTCACCGCAGAGCTGCCTTCCAGTTGCAGGTCGCTGCCGTCGGCCAGCAGCGTCTGGCGCCATTGGCCACGGTCGGTGCTCAGGTCGGCGAACAGATAGCCACGTTGCTCGTACTGGTACGCCGGCACCCCCGCGAGCAGCAGGGCCAGGGCGAGACACTTGACCAGCGTTGCCCCTTGGCGAGGCTGCCGGGCCCGGCGCAATGCGGCACGGGCCGGGGCTTGTTTGAGAGGCAGCAAGTGGCCCTGAAGGCGGGCAATGGCTTGCGGGTGCTGCGGGTCGGCGGCCAGCCAGGCGCGAAACGCCTGTTCGTTGGCGGCATTGCCTTCGTGATCCAGCCGCACCAGCCATTCGGCGGCCTGGCGCAGCACAGCGTGGGGCAGAGGCTGGTTCATGGCTGGGCGCACGCATCGCACGCCAGCAAGGCTTCCACCAGATCGTTCTGTACTGTGCGCACCGAGACACCCAGGCGCTGGGCGATTTGCGCCTGGTCCAGGCCTTCGAGGTAACGCAGGATGAAGGTGTCGCGGATCCGCTTGTGCATGCGTGCCAAGGCCCGGTCGATCGCCTCAAGCATTTGCGCGGCTTGCAGGATCTGCTCCGGCGAAGGCGCCTGTTCAAGGTACGCGGCGCAGCGTTCGAGCTCTTCGCGGTAGGCCTGTTCCAGGCGTCGGCGGCGGCCATTGTCCATCAGCAACCGGCGCGCGATGGTGGCCAGATAAGCCCGTGGCTCACCCGGCGCCACGTAAGTACCCGATGCCAGCAAGCGTACGAAAGTGTCTTGCGCCACGTCGGCCGCCTGATGGGAGCAATGCACGCGACGCCGCAACCAGGTCAACAACCAGCCGTGGTAGCCGCGGTACAGCGCATCGAGCGTAGGAGCGTCGGTGGGCGAAGACAGCTTCATGAGAGAGAGTCGTAAGTGAGAATTAATCCCATTCTAGTGGTTTAAAACTTCGGGCTGCAATAGACGGTCGCTTGCCGGATTGATCAGTGCCGTTAACACATGGTCCGCCCAGACCCCGTTGATCCTCAGATACGCCCGCGCCTCGCCCTCTTTTTCAAACCCCAGCCGTGCCAGCAGGCGCGCACTGCGCTCATTCTCTGGGCGGTAGTTGGCCATGATTCGGTGCAGCTGCATGGCGTCGAACACATGGGCAATCGCCGCCGTCAGCGCTTCGTGCATCAAGCCTTGGCCTTGGGCGGATTTAGCCAGCGCATAACCCAAGTGGCAGGCCTGAAACGCACCGCGCACGATGTTGCTGAAGTTGCAGGCGCCGATGATTTGGTCCTGGCTGAATATCAGCAGGTGCAACGCTTCGCCGCTGGCGGTTTTGTCGGCCATGGCGTGGAGGCGTTCGGTGATGGCGTCCGGTTCAAAAAAGGCGTCGTCACGCGAAGGCTCCCAAGGCTGCAGAAAGGCGCGATTTTGCAGCAGGTACATTTGCAGGGCGCGAGCGTGGGAAGGGTGGGCGCCCAGCAGTAAGAGGCGGTCAGTGCTGATGCCGGTAGCGGGGAATGTCATGCGTCACCTTCTTGTGGTTTGCCAGCCGGGCTATCCTGCCGCTTCAGTCGTACAGAATCCAGCCAGGCTGGCATTCACATAATTCTTACCCGGGCACGGCTATGATGCTCGTCCTTATGCAATAAGCCTGACAGGGCAACCCATTATGAATGTGAGCGTTCTCTACGCGTTGGCTGCTGCGGCGTTGTTCGGCGCCAGCACTCCGCTTGCCAAGCTCTTGGGGCTGGATACGCCGCCCATCCTGTTGGCAGGGCTGCTCTATCTGGGCAGCGGCCTGGGACTGGCCATCGTTCGGTTTGCTCGCGACCACGGCTGGAAACGGCCCGGGCTTGCAGCCGGAGAGTGGCCCTGGTTGGTGGGCGCCATTGTCTTTGGGGGCGTGCTTGCGCCTGTGGCGCTCATGTACGGGCTCACCCGCACAGCGGGCGCCACCGCATCGCTGATGCTCAATCTTGAGTCGGTGCTCACGGCCGTGCTGGCGTGGGTCGTGTTCAAAGAGAACGCAGATCGCCGCATCGTGATCGGCATGATCGCTATTGTTCTGGGCGGGATCGTTTTGTCATGGCCGCACGGGACAGCGACGGCTCATGATTGGACGGGGCCGCTGGCCGTGGCGTTCGCCTGTTTTTGTTGGGCCATCGACAATAACCTGACCCGTAAGGTCTCTGCCTCGGATGCGCTGTTTATCGCCGGCAGCAAAGGCTTGGCGGCGGGTGTGGTCAATTGCTGTTTGGCGTTGGCCATCGGGTCGCAACTGCCAGCGGTGGCCACGCTCGGGTCAACCATGGTGGTTGGGCTGCTTGGGTATGGCGTGAGTCTGGTGCTGTTTGTGCTCGCTCTGCGCGGGCTTGGCAGTGCGCGCACCGGCGCCTATTTTTCCACGGCTCCTTTCCTGGGCGCGGTCATCTCGATCCTGATCCTGGGCGAGTCAGTTTCGCTGATGTTCTTGCTCGCGGCCGCCTTGATGGCCATCGGGGTGTGGATTCATCTGATGGAACATCATGCGCACGAGCATCAGCACGATCCCCTCATGCACGGTCATCGCCATACACACGATGAGCACCACCAGCATGTGCATAACTTTGCGTGGGACGGTACCGAGCCACATAGTCATGCCCATGAGCACGCACCGATCCAGCACAGTCATGCGCATTTTCCCGATGTACACCATCGGCATAAACACTGACGTCTGTGGGGCAATAGGGCGGTTTACTTTTCTGCAGGCATAAAAAAACGGCCTACCTTTCGGTAAGCCGTTTTTAGTACTTGGTGGCTACACAGGGACTTGAACCCCGGACCCCAGCATTATGAATGCTATGCTCTAACCAACTGAGCTATGTAGCCAAGTGGCGCGCATTATTCGCGGAGAACGGGAATGCGTCAAGCGCTTTTTTTGAAAATTTATCTACGCTATCAACTGTTTAACGGGAAACACCGGGTTTGGTGACGAGCGGTTGGGGTTTGCGCAGGTCCCAAGGCAGCGAAGATCAAAAGGTGGGAGCGGGCTTGCTCGCGAATGCGGTGTGTCAGTCAGCAGAGGTATTGGCTGGTCCACCGCCTTCGCGAGCAAGCCCGCTCCCACATTTGATCTGCGGTGTTCTGGCGTTCGCGCGTCAGGTTTTGCGCGGGTGCAGGCACTCTATCGAGCGGTCGACCATGGCCTTGGCGATTTCCAGCAGGTGCCATACCGCGAGGACTTTCGCACGCTCGGGGCTTTGCAGTTGTTCGCCACAGTCGAGCGCGGTGGCCGAGGCGCTGTGCAGCAGGTCGGCAGTGAAGAGCAGGGAGTCTTCGAAGCTGATTTCGTCGCTGATGGCGTAGAAGTTTGTCGAGGGTTGCGGCGGATCGGTCGGCAAGTAGTGGTCGAGCGCTCGGGTGAAGGCGGCGCGGTCTTTGGCCTGGTCACGGGGTGGATCGGGGACAATTTTAAACATGGCATAGCTCCTGATTAACTTGGAGCCGTACCGCTCGCGACTAAACGAAGGGTGGCGGCTGTACGCAGGTTAGTCGACCGGCTAATCAGGAAAACCCGGCGCACCCGAAGGTGCCCTGCGCACAGCCACCATGAAACCTCATGGGAGCATGCGCCTGATATAAGTCCGGGCGACTAAACCCGATCACTGAAAACCAGCGACGGACCGAAGACTAGCCACCGACTCCCCCAGGCACAAGGCCGAAAGATTCTCTAGGAAACGTCCCGCAAATTAAAGGGATTCATCTTGCTGGCCCTTTACAAACCATGACCGCTGCATCGATTCATCTACTCGTTAGCCTGCTAACGGGATAGCCTTCCTGCACCCAAAAGTGGCACATTGTCGCACCTGCACCTGTGCATCCATCTGCTGTACGGAAAACCTCCCATGGCTCTGAGCAATTCCCAGCCCTCCGTGGCTACGGCGCCTGCCGCCGGGCAAACCAGCCCGTTGGTGATGCGTGTAATCGGCGCGGTGGCGCTGGCGCATTTGATCAATGACTTGATCCAGTCGGTACTGCCCTCGATCTACCCGATGCTCAAGGCCAATTACGGCCTGACGTTCACCCAGGTCGGCCTGATCACCCTCACGTTCCAGCTCACCGCGTCCCTGCTGCAGCCGTGGGTCGGTTATTACACCGACCGTCATCCCAAGCCGTACCTGTTGCCCTGCGGGATGATCTGTACGCTGGTGGGCATCCTGATGATGTCCCAAGTGGGCAGCTTCCCGCTGATCCTGCTGGCGGCGGGGCTGATTGGTATCGGCTCGTCGACCTTCCACCCGGAAGCCTCCCGCGTGGCGCGCCTGGCCTCGGGCGGGCGTTATGGTTTGGCGCAGTCGACGTTCCAAGTGGGCGGTAATGCCGGCTCGGCCTTCGGCCCGTTGCTGGCGGCGGCGATCATCATTCCGTTCGGCCAGGGCAATGTGGCCTGGTTCGGCCTGTTCGCGGTGTTTGCGTTGTTTGTGCTGTATGCGATCAGCCGCTGGTACGCCCACCACTTGAACCTGTTCAAGCTCAAGCAAGGCCA from Pseudomonas sp. NC02 encodes:
- a CDS encoding TonB-dependent siderophore receptor, translated to MSSTPTRGGLLLASRLLLGCLPLAVPGLAYAQQQVQAFDIAPGKLGDVLTCYAQAAGVPISFLSQQVAGLDSPGVRGSYNVEDGFAQVLAGTGFAARGNADGYQLESLPVAGGALSLGATEITANQLGTITEGSGSYTPGTIATATRMVLTPRETPQSITVITRQHMDDFALTSIDDVMRHTPGITVSTFDSERNNYYARGFSVENFQYDGIPTLRNSAYSSSQTLSDMAIYDRVEILKGATGLLTGAGAPGATINLIRKKPTRDFKASVELGAGSWDNYRSQIDVSGPLTDSGNVRGRAVAAYQDKHSFMDHYQRSTNVYFGTLEADLTDDTLLTVGFDYLDSDPQGSGWSGSRALFDRNGNRIDVKRSYNNGAKWSRWEQYSRSVFSTLEHNFDNGWVIKGQYTHQLMGYDAPLGSIMSGPFPATGLSSLYANKFTGNTRADSGDVYASGPFSLLGRTHELVIGASASNSHWTGKDYGAPTYVGNNEIDFWNFDGNAPEPNWGEPTRIIDATTRQSAGYMAARFNLMDDLNLFLGSRVANYKLRGEDDSTETGKLVPYAGVTYDLNDNFTAYASYTDIFMPTTYSRDRNNKLLEPDEGKNYETGLKGEFFEGRLNTSMAYFEVHETNRAEPDAEYNAAPTNPSLGYAEKGIKAKTKGFEAEMSGELAPGWQAQAGYTHKILRDEHGDKASTWEPEDQLSFFTSYKLKGPLDRLTVGGGARWQSRSWQVVYNRPKAQNEEFSQEAYWVVDAMAKYQVSEHLSATLNVNNLFDKQYYTNIGFYNTAYYGTPRNVMLTTRWDF
- a CDS encoding FecR domain-containing protein, with product MNQPLPHAVLRQAAEWLVRLDHEGNAANEQAFRAWLAADPQHPQAIARLQGHLLPLKQAPARAALRRARQPRQGATLVKCLALALLLAGVPAYQYEQRGYLFADLSTDRGQWRQTLLADGSDLQLEGSSAVNLHLDASQRRVQLLHGEILVTVAKDTQRPFYVDTPQGSIRALGTRFIVELSDTATVVKMLESSTRIDSAGHTITLGPGEQVRLDASGPGTPKSVDVQAQQQAWTAHQLLANDEPLADVLERLARHRPGVLMFDRQALQGIRVTVMLPTDDSDRALRLLTRTLPIEVSTYTPWLTRVRLKSPAG
- a CDS encoding sigma-70 family RNA polymerase sigma factor — translated: MKLSSPTDAPTLDALYRGYHGWLLTWLRRRVHCSHQAADVAQDTFVRLLASGTYVAPGEPRAYLATIARRLLMDNGRRRRLEQAYREELERCAAYLEQAPSPEQILQAAQMLEAIDRALARMHKRIRDTFILRYLEGLDQAQIAQRLGVSVRTVQNDLVEALLACDACAQP
- the rimJ gene encoding ribosomal protein S5-alanine N-acetyltransferase — its product is MTFPATGISTDRLLLLGAHPSHARALQMYLLQNRAFLQPWEPSRDDAFFEPDAITERLHAMADKTASGEALHLLIFSQDQIIGACNFSNIVRGAFQACHLGYALAKSAQGQGLMHEALTAAIAHVFDAMQLHRIMANYRPENERSARLLARLGFEKEGEARAYLRINGVWADHVLTALINPASDRLLQPEVLNH
- a CDS encoding DMT family transporter; this translates as MNVSVLYALAAAALFGASTPLAKLLGLDTPPILLAGLLYLGSGLGLAIVRFARDHGWKRPGLAAGEWPWLVGAIVFGGVLAPVALMYGLTRTAGATASLMLNLESVLTAVLAWVVFKENADRRIVIGMIAIVLGGIVLSWPHGTATAHDWTGPLAVAFACFCWAIDNNLTRKVSASDALFIAGSKGLAAGVVNCCLALAIGSQLPAVATLGSTMVVGLLGYGVSLVLFVLALRGLGSARTGAYFSTAPFLGAVISILILGESVSLMFLLAAALMAIGVWIHLMEHHAHEHQHDPLMHGHRHTHDEHHQHVHNFAWDGTEPHSHAHEHAPIQHSHAHFPDVHHRHKH
- a CDS encoding DUF6124 family protein, whose product is MFKIVPDPPRDQAKDRAAFTRALDHYLPTDPPQPSTNFYAISDEISFEDSLLFTADLLHSASATALDCGEQLQSPERAKVLAVWHLLEIAKAMVDRSIECLHPRKT
- a CDS encoding MFS transporter codes for the protein MALSNSQPSVATAPAAGQTSPLVMRVIGAVALAHLINDLIQSVLPSIYPMLKANYGLTFTQVGLITLTFQLTASLLQPWVGYYTDRHPKPYLLPCGMICTLVGILMMSQVGSFPLILLAAGLIGIGSSTFHPEASRVARLASGGRYGLAQSTFQVGGNAGSAFGPLLAAAIIIPFGQGNVAWFGLFAVFALFVLYAISRWYAHHLNLFKLKQGQAATHGLSKGRVLSALLVLGLLVFSKYFYMASFTSYFTFYLIEKFDLSVASSQLHLFLFLGAVAAGTFFGGPIGDKIGRKAVIWFSILGVAPFTLILPHVDLFWTSILSVVIGFILASAFSAIVVYAQELVPGNVGMIAGVFFGLMFGFGGIGAALLGHLADIHGIEYVYTLCSFLPLFGVLAILLPRTKKA